In the Sandaracinus amylolyticus genome, ACCCTCGCGCGCGAGTGACGCGAGGTCGGAACGGCACGCCGCGACCAGGCGCACGTCGACGCGGCGCACGCGCTCGCTGCCGACGCTGCGGATCTCGCCCTCCTGCAGCACGCGCAGCAGCTTCGCCTGCATCGCGGGGCTCGTCTCCGCGATCTCGTCGAGGAAGAGCGTGCCCTCGTGCGCGATCTCGAAGAGCCCGCGCCGCGCGCGATCGGCCCCGGTGAACGCGCCGCGCACGTGCCCGAAGAGCGTGCTCTCGAGCAGCGTCTCGGGGATCGCCGCGCAGCTCTCGCCGACGAACGCGGCGTCGACGCGGGCGCTCGCGGCGTGGATGGCCCGCGCGAGGAGCTCCTTGCCGGTGCCGCTCTCGCCGACGAGGAGCACCGGCACACCGCTCGCGGCGACGCGCGAGGCGAGCGCGATCACCCGGCGCATCGGCTCGCTCACCGCGACGATCGCCGCGAAGGGGCCCTCGCCGCGATCCGCATCGCGGAAGGTGCGCAGCTCCTCGCCGCGCGCCTCGAGCGTCTGCTCCAGGGTGCGCGCACGGCGCGCCCAGATTCGCGCATCACGACGCGCTTCGTGCGTGCGCTCGGCCGCCGCGAGCGCCGCCGCGCCGAGCTCCGCGAGCGCCGCGACGTCGGCGACCGTGCCCTCGTCGAACGCGCCGGGCCGCAGTCGATCGTCGAGGCAGAGCGCGAGCGTGCTCCCATCGGGCGCGGGCAGCGGCACCGCGAGCACGCTGCGGAGCGCCATCGCGTGCACGCTCGCCGCGCCGTCCCAGCGCGCGTCGCCCTGGGCGTCGACGCTGACCATCGGACGTCGCTCGTCGATCACCCGCGCCGCGATCGATCGCGACGCGCGGTGCTCGGGGCCGAGCGCGCCGGTGAGCCCCACCGCGCAGCGCACGGTCGTCGTGCCGCTCTCGCGACGCCCGAGCACGAACGCGCGCTCCGCGCCCGCGAGCTCGAGCGCAGCGCCCGCGAGCGTCTCGAGCACGCGCGCGGGCCGTCTCTCCGCGGCCACGCGTCGCGCGAGGGTGATCACCGCGCGCGCGTCGCGCGTCGGCACGCTGGTCGCGGTCTGGGGCGCCGTCGCGAGCGCGCGCTGGTACGAGGGCACGGCGCGCAGCCGCGCGCGCGCTTCGGGCGAGAGGCCCGCGGCCGCGCGATCGAGGAGCGCACGCGCGGTCCCGAGGCGCGCCGCGGCCTCGCTGCGACGTCCCTCGAGCTCCGCGGCTTCGGCCCCCACCAGCGCGGCGCGCACGCGTGTCTCGAAGGTGCGCGCCGCGGCGCTCGCGTCCATCGCGCGAGCCTCGGCGATCGGGCTCTCTCCTGCGGCGAGCGCGACCCGTGCCTCCGCGAGCAGGACCTCCACCTCGACCAGCGAGCCCTCGGGCGCGCTCGCCCGCGCGCTGCGTGCTCGCTCGCGCGCGCGTTCGATCTCACCGAGCGCGGCGTGCGCGATCGCGAGCCGTGCGTCGACGAGACCGCGCATCGCGCCGCTCGCCTCGATGCCCTCGAGCGCGCGGATCGCGCCCCTCACTCGCCCGGCGCGGAGCTCGAGATCCGCGAGGACGATCGTCGCGTGATCGGACGCGTCGCGATCGCCGCTCTCGCGCGCCGCATCGCGGGCGCGCTCCGCCGCGAGCTGGGCGAGCGCGTCGTCGCCCGCGAGGAACGCGGCGTTCGCGAGGTTGAAGAGCGCACGCCCGAGCTCGTGCGGTCGCCGCAAGGTCGCGAGCCGTCGCGCGCCCTCGCGCAGCGCCTCGATCGCGGGCCCCAGCCGCCCTGCATCGAGGCGCGCGAGGCCGAGGTTCACGGTCGCGCTCGCCGCGCCGTGCCGCTCGCCTGCCCGCTCGGCGAGCTCGGCCGCGCGCTCGTAGGCTTCGATCGCGAGCTCGATCGTGCCGCTCGCGAGCGCCGCCGATCCTGCGAGCGACGCAGCACGGGCGCGCGCGGCGAGCGCGATGTCACGCGGTGCACGCGCCGCGACCCGCTCGAGCTCTGCCGCGAGCGACGACGCGACGACGCGCTCGCCGCGTGACATCGCGACGAGCGTCTCCACCTCGAGCGCGCGCGCGAGCGGCGCGATGCGATCACCGGCCACGTCGCGAACCGACCGCGCGAGCACCGACGCGCGCTCGAGCTCGCCGCGGCCCCACGCGATGCGGGCCGCGGTGCAGCGCGCCGCGAGCCCTGCGACGTCGGTCTCGGAGACCAGCGCGAGCGCCTCGCGCTCCGCCGTCGCGAGATCCCCACGGAGCCGCGCGAGCTCGGCCGCGAGCGCTCGCGCGTCGCGCGTGTCGACGTCCGAGAGCGCGTCGTGTGCCGCGTTCTCCTCTCCGGCGGCGCGCAGCGCATCGGCGAGCGCGATCGCGATCGGCTCGGATGTCGACGCGAGCCGCTCGCGGGCCGTCGCGAGCACGTCGGCGGCCGCGAGCGGATCGCCCGTGGCGCGCGCCTCGGCCGCGAGCGCGAGGAAGGCGTCGTGCGCGGCATCACGTCGATCGAGCGCGGCATCGACGCAGGCGCGCGCGAGCCCGCTCACCGCGGCGCGATCGAGCGAGCGCGCGATCGCCTTTCGCCGCGCCGCACCCAGCTCGCGCGTGATCGAGCGAACCCGATCGGCGCGCAGGACGAGCCCGGTCGCGTCGAACGTGGCGAGCCCGGATGCCGCGAGCAGCGCGCCCGCACGGGCGGGATCGCTCCCCAGCGCGATCCTCGCCTCGTCGGCGCGCAGCGTGCCGCCCGCCATCGCCAGCGCCTCGGCGAGCGGCCGCGCGATCTCGGGCACCGCGAGGGCCGCGCCCTCGTCGCGACCGAGGCTGCGCATCACGTCGGGCCGCGACGGATCGCGTCCCTGCGCGAACGCGCTCGCGACGATGCGACAGAGCCGCCCCGGCAGCCCCGAGCTCGCGGCGCGTGATGCGCTCTGCAGCGCCGCGCTCGCGCCGCGGATCGCCAGCACGTCGGTCAGCAGCGCGCCGAGCGACGCGTCGTCGATCGGTCCGAGCGTCACCCGCTTCATCCCGGGCGCCTCGATCACCTCGGCGCGCTCGAGGATCACCACGAGCGAGGCGCCCTCGAGCTCGGCCGCGCGCACCGCCGCGCGCGCTCTCTCGATCGAGAGCGCGCCGCTCCCGTCGTGGACCACGCACGCGTGCCCCACGCGCGCCGGGAGCGCGCCGTCGATCCACGTCGGCACCTCCGCGCCATCGCGCGCACGATCGGCCTGCAGCGCGCGCACCGCTTCGCGCGCGAGCCTCGTGCGTCCCGATCCCGGCGGACCGACCACCGCGACCACGCCCGGCGCATCGATCGCCGCGCGCAGCGCCGAGAGCTCGCGCGAGCGCCCCTGGAGCGGCGCGACCGAGGCACGCCGCGCGCGCTCCTCGTGGCTCGCCTCGTCGAGCAGCGTGCTCGCCGCAGCGTCGGGATCGAGCCTCCGCGCGACCTCGCGCGCGCTCGCCGGACGCTCCTCCGGCGCGTCGCGCAAGAGCTCGTCGATCAGCGTGCGCAGCGAGGGCGGCACGTCGGCCGGCAGCGCGGGCGCGCGAACGCGATGCACGCCCCGCAGCGGCTCGGAGCTGCGTGCGCCGGTGCCCGCGTCCTCGTCGTCGCCCGCGATCCATCGCGCGAGCGTCACGCCGAGCGCGAACAGATCGGACGCAGGCGAGCGCGCGCCGAGCCACGCCTCGGGCGCGAGGAAGCCCGGCGTGCCCATCACCGGCCCCAGCCCGGGCGCGCCCGCGAGCCCGAGATCGATCAGCCGTGCGCCCGCGGGATCGCCCGCGACCACCACGTTGGCAGGCTTCACGTCGCCGTGGACCAGCCCGGCTGCGTGGAGCGCCGCGAGCGATCGCGCGATCGCGGCGCCGGCGATCGTCGCGAAGCGGACCCGCGCGCCCAGGCCCGCGAGCCCTCGCGCGACCTCGCTCGAGACTCGTCCTTCCGCGAGCTCCTCGACGAGCACCCACGCGCCCGCCTCGAGCGCGAACGGCTCGCCGAGCGCGCCCTCGACCCGCAGCAGCTCGTGCACCGCCGCGAGGCCGGGGTGCGAGATCGACGTGAGCAGCGCGAGCTCCCACTGGAGCCGCTCGCCGTGCGCGGCGGAGACGATCTTCGCCGCGCGCGCGCCGCCCGCGATCGTGTCCTCGACCTCGACGACGCGTCCGATCGCGCCGCGTCCGAGCTCGCGCACGTGGCGGTAGCGCCCGCCGAGCAGCGGGCCCGCTGCCAACGTGGTTGCGGGCGTGGTGGGCGGGACAGGTCGCAAGATGCTGGATATTCTCGCGAAATCTGCGGCGCATGACAACTTGGTTGGCGGTGTCGCGCCCGTCCGTCGACGGCGGGGGAGGTGGCCTCGGAGAGACGCGCGATCCCGGCTTCCGCGAATCGGTGGCAGAATCCGTGGATGGCCAAGCACACGCTCCGCCAGGCGCTCGCCGACGTCGCGTGTGTGCTCACCGGCCATCGTTTCGTCGTGTGGGCCCGCACCTGCGAGCCCACCGAACGGCATCCGCACCTCGGCGCGTGGACGCGATGCGCGCGCTGCGGCCACGAGCGCGACTGGCGCGTCGGCGGAGGCAGCCTCGACGAGCGCGTGCTCGACCTGGTGCACGGCGTGGTGCGACCGCTGCGCGACGTGCAGGCGATCGCGCGCGGCGAGCGCGCGCACGAGCTGCCCAAGCCGCTCGCCGGGGCGATCCCGCCCAAACACCCGACGCCGCCGCTGCGCCCGATGCGCCGGCGATCGAGCGAGGGCCGCGGGTCCAGCCGTCGCTCGCCGCGGGCGCCGACGCCGCGGGATCACGATCCGCGCGATCGCTGACGCGCGGTGCGCGCGGCGGCCTTGGTGGAGCGCGTCAGCGCGCGAGCCGGAGCGCGCGCTTCGTGCATCAGCTCGAGGAAGCGCCGCGCGTTCGTGATCGCGTGGCCGTGCCAGTCGTTGTTGAACGCGACGTACACGTCGCGCCGATCGAGCTGGGGCGCGAGGCGCGCGACCCACGGCGCGAGCTCGTCGTCGCGATAGTGGTGGTGGTACGGCTTCGCGCCGAGCCCGTGGAAGCGCAGGTACACGAGGTCGCTCGTCTCGACGATCTCGGCGGGCAGCGAAGGGTGGCTGACGCAGCAGAACGCGACGTGGTGCGTCCTCAGCAGCGCGCGCACGTCGTCGCTCCACCACCACGCATCGCGCGGCTCGAGCACGTGACGCAGGCGATGCCCCGCGTGCTCGCGCGGCAGCAGCGCGAGGAAACGATCGACACGCTCGAGATCGCGCGGCGCCGCCGCGGGGAGCTGCCAGAGCACGACCTGCATCGACGTGAGCGGCGCGAGCGGCGCGAAGAAGCGCTCCAGCGGGCCCTCGCAATTCTTCAGCTTCAGGCGGTGCGTGATGAACTGCGATCCCTTCGCGACGAACACGAATCCGTCGGGCACCGTCGCCTGCCACGCCGCGGCCGCCTTCTCGCTCGCGAGCCGGTAGTGCGTCGCGTTGATCTCGACCATGTCGAACTGCGACGCGTAGTGCGCGAGCCGAGCGCGCGCCGGCAGTCCCTCGGGATAGAACACGCCCTTCCAGTCGGCGTAGACCCAGCCCGACGTGCCGACCCGGAGCTCGCGACGGCGCATGATCGAGAGCTAGTCCCAGCGGGCCGGCGCCCCAACGAAGGACGCGTGCGTGATAGGCTCGCGCCGTGCTGCGCCGGCTTGCTCTTCTCGCGATCCTCACTTCGCTCGCCCTGGTCTCGTGTGCCGATGCCGGCGAGCCACCCGACCTGCGGATGCGCGTGCGATGGGGCCTGAGCGAGACCTCGACGCTGCCGCCCGACGTCGATCGGATCAGCATCGACGTGCTCGTCGGCGACGAGACGACGGCGGACAACTCGATCCACACCGTCGCGAACCTCGAGGACGGCGACGGCAACGGGCGCCTCGATCTGATCCGCGGCGGGCTGCCGACGAACGTGCCGATCCGCATGCGCATCGTGGGCGAGGTGGGTGGCGTGCCGACGTACGTCGGGCACGTCGGTCCGATCGTCCTGCGCGCGGGTGAGCGCCGCTACGTCGAGCCCGCGATGTACCGCGTCGGCACCTCGATCTCGGTCTCGGCGAGCGGCGTGCGAGGCCGCGTGCTCCACAGCGCGACGGCGCTGCCCGATGGGCGCGTGCTGGTCGCGGGCGGCTTCGGCGTGACCACCACGACGTGCCCCGCGGGCGAGCCCGAGGGCACGCGCTGCTTCGCGCTCGCGGCGAGCGACGAGGCGTACGTGTTCGATCCCGCCGAGGGGCGCTTCCACGCGGTCGATGGAGGTCTGCTCTCGGCGCGCGGCGGGCACACCGCGACCGCGCTCCCCGATGGTCGCGTGCTGCTCGCGGGCGGCGCGAGCGACGCGCTGCTGCGCATGACGCCGCAGGGCGCGTCGACGTCGGGCACCTACGTGCTGTCGATCGCGCCGAGCGACGACGCGGGCGAGGACACGTCGCTCGCATCGTTCGAGATCTTCGATCCCGAGCTGAGCCCGGAGGTCGAGGACGTCGACGCCGACGGCGATCCCGGGCGCGGCGCGTTCGTGGGCGCGGCGGACGCGCCGACCTCGCCGGGCCGTCTCGATCGCGCGCGCTTCCTCGCGACCGCGTCGGCGATCCCCGGCACGCGGCGCGTGCTGATCGCGGGTGGCGTCGGCGGTACCGCGGCCAGCACGAGCTTCGTGGTGTTCGACGCCGATCGCGCGGGTGGCTACGGCGTGCTCGCGGCGGACGACGCCGACGAGCTCGCGGCGTCGCGGGTCGCGGCAGGCAGCGCGGGCGTGGGCAGCGGCGCGTCGGCGTCGGTGTGGATCCTCGGCGGCAACGACGCGCGCAGTGACGCGGATCTCGCCGAGGTGTGGTCGGGCGCGGCGGACGACGCGACGGGCGCGAGCGCGCCCGCGAACGCCGAGCCGCTGCTCTTCCCGCAGGAGATGGCGGGCGTCGCGGTGTCGCGGCCCGAGTGGAGCTTCGTGCGGCCGATCGTCGAGCCGATCGCGGACGGCGAGAACGTCGTGGTGATCGGGTGGTACGGCCCGCTCTGCGAGGCCGGCACGATGACCGCGGTCTTCGCGGGCGGGGCGGCGTCGGTCGAGCGCTGCGGGTTCGCGCGTCGCAGCTTCACGATCGACGTCGAGACCGGGCTCGCGACGCCGACGATGACCAACAACCCGCACGCCTTCGGTGCGAGCGCTCGGCTCGACGACGGACGCGTGCTGGCCACCGGCGGCATCGGCGCGCTGGTGTGGAGCGTGAACAACACGATCGACGTGCTCACCGGCGCGGTCGACGCGATGGGCGCCGCGGTGGTGAGCCCGACGCCGCTGCAGCTCGCCGAGGGACGCGCGCTGCACACGACCACCGCGCTGCCCGACGGCGGCGCGCTCACGGTCGGCGGCCTGCGCTTCGACGCGTCGGTGATGAACGCGTCGCTGCCGCAGCCCGAGGTGATCTACCTCGCGGAGCAGTGAGGCTCAGTCGGCCGCGAGGACGTAGCGCGTTCGCTTGCCGGTTCCGTCGCGGGTGATCGCGCCGGTCGCGACGAGCGCGCGGAGTCGTCGCAGCGCGGTCGCCTCGGAGACGCGGAGGCGCTCGGCGAGCTCGCTCGAGCGCAGCGGGCGCTCGGCGAGGAGCGCGAGGATCGGGTCGCGCTCCTCGGGCTCGGGCTCCGGCTCGGACGGCGTGCCCGCGATCGGCGTCTCGGCATCGAGGTGCACCACGCGCACGCCGCTCTGGAGCGCGTAGCCCAACGGGGTCGTGCGGATCCAGTCCGCGAGCGGGCCGAGCGTGCGGCGCAGCCGCGCGATCGCGGTGTGGATCACCGCGTCGTGGTGCTGCGGCGAGTACCGTGCGACGCGCCACACCTCGTTGATCAGCGCTTCCTTGGTGCGCTCACCTGCGCTCAGCGCGGCGAGGAGCTCGCGCGCGTGGCCGGGGAGCTTCGTGATGTGCACCACGGTGCCGTGATCGGCGGCGACCAGCGAGTCGGACGCGAACACGAGATCGCGACCGGGCTCGCGCGCGTGCGGGACGAGCAGCGGCACGAGGCCGAGCCAGCCGCGCCGCAGCGCGATCGCGATCCGCGCTGCAGGCGACGCGTCACCGGCGAGCAGCGACCAGAGCGGTGACTCGCTCGCCGCCGTGCTGCCGAGCGCGCGCCCGCCGTCCATCGCCTCGAGGGCGCGCGCGACGAACCCCTCGGTGAGCCGCGCCAGCGACTCGGAGCGCGCGCGATCGGGCGCGAAGAGCGCGGTGCCGAGCACACGATCCCACGCGATCAGCTCGGCGAGCAGGATGCGATCGTGGCCCGACTCGAGCGCGCGCCGTGCGTCGTCGAGCGCGTCGCGTGCCTCGTCGAGCGATCGATCGAGCCGCGCGAGGAGCGCGAGCGTCATCGCGAAGCGCGCGCGGCCGCGGTGATCCGACTCCGGGATCGTGTGCTCCGCGGCGCGCTCGAGGGCCTCGCGGCCGCGCTCCGCATCGCCCGAGAGCGCGCCGCGGAACGCGAGCTCGACCCATGCCGAGCGCAGCGCGTAGACGTTGCCCACGCTCGCGATCGCGACCTGCGTGAGCGCGCTCTCGACGTCGGCTTCGCGCCGTCCGTGCCGGTTCTCGTAGGCGAGCCGCGCGCACTCGATCGACACGCGATGCCCCTCGAAGCCGAGCGCTGCGGCGAGCTTCTCCGCCTGATCGAGCACCCGCAGCCCGGCGTTCACCTCGCCGCGCTGCACCAGCACGTGACCGCGCAGATCGAGCGCGAGCAGCCTTCCGTACTGGAAGCGCGCGCGCACCGCCTCGCGCAGCGCGCGTCGTGATGCGAGGCGCGCGCGCCCGATCCGACCGACGAAGTAGCGGAACAGCGCGATGCCCTGGAAGACGAAGAAGCGCGTCTTGGGATCGCTCGCGCCGGCGTAGCGGAGGTTGCTGCGGGCGCGGCTCTCGGCGTCGGCGTAGCGACCCGCATGGCAGAGCCCGACGATCGCGAAGAACTGCGCCTCGGCGACGATCGCATCGGTCGCCTCGGGATCGGCGCGCACGTCGTCGGCGAGCGCGAGCGCCTCGTCGATGCGACCGAGGAGCGCCAGCGACCCGACGACGCACGGGGCGTCGTCGGGCTCGAACGTCGCCTCCGGAGCGTCCCACGCGCGCGCGAGCACTTCGTGGTGGAGCCCGGAGCGGAACGTCGCGCGCAAGTCGCGTCCGACCACGCGCGCAAGAGTCCGCGAGCCTCGCGCGCGACGCAAGGCTCGTGTGATCAGTCGTCGTGCTCTTCGTCGTCGTCGTCGCCACCGCTCGGCTCGAGCGCGGTCGCGAGATCGAACACGACGATGCCGATCGGATCGGACACGAACGCGTCGACCACGGCGCGGCGCGCGAGCGCTTCCTCGGCGCTCGTCGCACCGGCCTCGACCGCGGCGAGCGCTGCGGCGTAGTCGAGCGGAAGCGCCGTGAAGATCTCGGTGCAGCGCGCCACGCCCGCCGCGTCGACCGTGCAGGTGCCGGTGCCGACCGCGTCGGTCAGCGTCGTGCCCTCGATCTCGCGCCCCGCGACCGGCCCGACGGGGCCGCGCAGGGTCACGGTCTGATCGACGACGCCGCTCAGATCCGGCGGAAAATCATAGGTCAGCGTGACCTCGCCAGCGGCGACGACGACGTGCACGTCGGGCACGAAGAAGAACGCGTGCGGTGCGAGCGCGGGGTCGGTGACCGGCACTTCGTAGTAGGGCAGGGGAAGCGGCGGCGTGATCGTCGCGCCTGCGTCCGACGTCGTCGCGCTCGACGCATCCGGCGTCGCGCCGGGGCTCTCGGAGCACGCCGCGAGCGCGAGTCCCGTGCTCATCATCCACATCCACTGCTTCGTCCGCCGCACCCGAGCCTCCGACATCGTTCTTGCGTGAAGAGACACCGTTGCGACCCGGCTCGCAACGGTTCAGCGATCGATCAGATCCCGTCGTCGTCGCCGCCGTGCGGCTTGCAGTACGCGGTGCCGTGCTCGACCTCGCACTCCTGCCCGGACGGGCAGTCCGCGTCCGTCGTGCATGCCTCGCCCGACGGTGCGCCGTCGTCGTCGCCGCCGTGCGCCTTGCAGAACGACGTGCCGTGCTCGAGCTCGCACTCCTCGCCGGACGGGCAGTCGGTGTCGACGGCACAGGTCACGCCGGAGCCGCTCGCGTCGCCGTGCGGGCGGCACACCGGGCCGGCGTCCTCGGGCTCGCAGGCGTGACGCGCCGGACAATCGGCGTGGGTGTCGCACGCGAGCGGCGCGACGGATCCGTCGGGGCCCTCGGGCGCACATCCGACGAGCATCACGGCGACGAACAGAGCACGAACGAGCTGGCGCATGGTTCCTCCGTGCGGCGCCGGGCACGTCTCCCCGGCTGCCGCTCTCACGTCGAAGGTGACCGCGCTTGCGCGTCACGCCGCTGACCGGCTCTGACCTGCGCTGACGGGAAAACGCGGCGGGATTCCCGTCAGAACGCGTCAGCGCTCGTCAGCGGCGTGACGCGCATCCCCACGCACGATGGCTCGGTGCGACGGCCTCGGTTCGGCCGTGCGTGGAGGTGGGATTGGATCAGCGCTCGTCACAGGCTCGTCGTGCCCTCGGCTTCGTCGCGGCGGCGCTCGCGATCATCGCGTGCGACGGGACCTCGGCCGGGAGCGACATCGTCGACGCGCCCGACGCGGCGATGGCGGTCGAGGACGCGGCGACGCCCGAAGTCGCGCCCGGTCTCGCGGTGTACCCGGTGCGGCCCGTCGCGATCGTCGACACCCGCGCGCCGATCGCAGCGTGTGGTGCGCACGTCGCGCTCGACGCGGCCCACCCGCACATCGACGTCTCGCTCGACGCGTGCGCCGATCTCGAGCTTCCGCTCGGCGCCACGGCGCTCGCCGCGACGCTCACGATCGTTCCGCGCGAGCTCGGTGCGACCGTCGAGGTGCGCGCGGGCGCGCCGGAGTCGCTCGCTGCGCAGCCGATCACACGCGCGGGCCCGCACGACGCGTGGACGAGCGGGTTGCTCGCGTCGCTGGGCGCGGCGCGCACGCTGCGCATCGAGACGACGAACGGTGCCGCGGCCGACGTGGTGCTCGAGCTCACCGCGGTGCTCGCGCCGCCGGGGCCCGGCGCGCGCGGCGTGCGCTTCCTCGATCGACCGGTGCGGCTCTACACGACGCGATGGGACGAAGCCGGCGTGTGGCACGGCCCGACCTCGGCCGACGTCGACGGGCGGCTCGCGCTCAACGAGATCGCCGAAGACCCGCTGGGCGCGCTGCCCAACGACGTGGTCGGTCTGATCGGCGTGGCGCACGTCGGGCCCGACGGTCTTTGCGACGAAGGCGCGTTCGTCTCGCTGGGGCCCGCGCGCTCCGAGGGCGACACCGGCGGGCTCGCGCGCATCGCGACGTGCGCGCCCGAGTCGACGTTCCCGAGCCGCTCGAGCACCGCGTTCGTGATCGGTGCGAGCCCCTCGCAGCAGCTCGTGCTGCGCGCCGATCGCGCCGACGCGCTCGTGTACCTCGACGTGGTCGCGTACCTCGTGCCGTACCGCGAGGGCGACGCGCTCTACCATCCGCTCGCGGCGCCGCTCGGCACCGAGGTCGAGCTCGGCCTCGCGCCGCGCCAGGTCGCGGCGTCGCTCGGTGCCGGCGTCGCGGCGTCGGGGCGCATCGCAGCGTGGGGCGCGGGCCGCGGGAGCCTCTCGGCGGGCGCTGCGCCGACCAGCGACGCGCCGAGCGGTCCGCACACGACGCTCGAGCTGCGCGACGGCACGAGCTCCGCTGCGTTCACCACGCGCCTCGATCCGACCGGCGCGTTCGTCCTCGAGGCCGACGTCGAGGCGCAGCTCGCGCTCGCCGTCGACGCGTACTGGGCGCCCTGACGCTTCCTTCCACCGGAGACCTCCGACATGCGACATGCCTTCTCGTTCCTCGTGCTCCTGATGCTCGCGATCCCGACCCGCGCGCTCGCCGCGCCGCCGTGGATCGACAGCTTCGACGTCCTCGAGGCCCCTCGCGGCGCGCGCGTGCGCATCGCGGGGAGCGATCTCGGGGACCCTGCGACCTCGCGCGTCGAGATCGGCGGCGCGCTCGCGCCCACCGCGCGGTGGACGTCGACCGGGATCACCGCATACGTGCCCGCCGATGCGCGGATCGGAGAGACGTCCGTTCGCGTCGTCACGTCCGAAGGCGCCGACGCGCGTCTGATCACGATCGTGCCTCGCGCCGCGATCGACGATCGCATCGCGTGGCGCGTGCTCGGCGAGGGCCGCGGCGCGGGGCACCACGCGCCCGGCGTGCGCCGCGACGGCACCGTGATCGTCGGCGACGACGCGGGCTTCGTGTACG is a window encoding:
- a CDS encoding sigma 54-interacting transcriptional regulator, with protein sequence MRPVPPTTPATTLAAGPLLGGRYRHVRELGRGAIGRVVEVEDTIAGGARAAKIVSAAHGERLQWELALLTSISHPGLAAVHELLRVEGALGEPFALEAGAWVLVEELAEGRVSSEVARGLAGLGARVRFATIAGAAIARSLAALHAAGLVHGDVKPANVVVAGDPAGARLIDLGLAGAPGLGPVMGTPGFLAPEAWLGARSPASDLFALGVTLARWIAGDDEDAGTGARSSEPLRGVHRVRAPALPADVPPSLRTLIDELLRDAPEERPASAREVARRLDPDAAASTLLDEASHEERARRASVAPLQGRSRELSALRAAIDAPGVVAVVGPPGSGRTRLAREAVRALQADRARDGAEVPTWIDGALPARVGHACVVHDGSGALSIERARAAVRAAELEGASLVVILERAEVIEAPGMKRVTLGPIDDASLGALLTDVLAIRGASAALQSASRAASSGLPGRLCRIVASAFAQGRDPSRPDVMRSLGRDEGAALAVPEIARPLAEALAMAGGTLRADEARIALGSDPARAGALLAASGLATFDATGLVLRADRVRSITRELGAARRKAIARSLDRAAVSGLARACVDAALDRRDAAHDAFLALAAEARATGDPLAAADVLATARERLASTSEPIAIALADALRAAGEENAAHDALSDVDTRDARALAAELARLRGDLATAEREALALVSETDVAGLAARCTAARIAWGRGELERASVLARSVRDVAGDRIAPLARALEVETLVAMSRGERVVASSLAAELERVAARAPRDIALAARARAASLAGSAALASGTIELAIEAYERAAELAERAGERHGAASATVNLGLARLDAGRLGPAIEALREGARRLATLRRPHELGRALFNLANAAFLAGDDALAQLAAERARDAARESGDRDASDHATIVLADLELRAGRVRGAIRALEGIEASGAMRGLVDARLAIAHAALGEIERARERARSARASAPEGSLVEVEVLLAEARVALAAGESPIAEARAMDASAAARTFETRVRAALVGAEAAELEGRRSEAAARLGTARALLDRAAAGLSPEARARLRAVPSYQRALATAPQTATSVPTRDARAVITLARRVAAERRPARVLETLAGAALELAGAERAFVLGRRESGTTTVRCAVGLTGALGPEHRASRSIAARVIDERRPMVSVDAQGDARWDGAASVHAMALRSVLAVPLPAPDGSTLALCLDDRLRPGAFDEGTVADVAALAELGAAALAAAERTHEARRDARIWARRARTLEQTLEARGEELRTFRDADRGEGPFAAIVAVSEPMRRVIALASRVAASGVPVLLVGESGTGKELLARAIHAASARVDAAFVGESCAAIPETLLESTLFGHVRGAFTGADRARRGLFEIAHEGTLFLDEIAETSPAMQAKLLRVLQEGEIRSVGSERVRRVDVRLVAACRSDLASLAREGRFREDLYYRIAVVTIEVPPLRERPADVAPLAAALLARHAPSRRVRIDDDALTAMRGYAWPGNVRELENELRRALLVAGERIGVEHLSPALRGDDALQGELDLKAQTEALERRLVERALEVHGGNQTRAAKALGLSRFGLQKMMKRLALDHSK
- a CDS encoding DUF72 domain-containing protein; its protein translation is MRRRELRVGTSGWVYADWKGVFYPEGLPARARLAHYASQFDMVEINATHYRLASEKAAAAWQATVPDGFVFVAKGSQFITHRLKLKNCEGPLERFFAPLAPLTSMQVVLWQLPAAAPRDLERVDRFLALLPREHAGHRLRHVLEPRDAWWWSDDVRALLRTHHVAFCCVSHPSLPAEIVETSDLVYLRFHGLGAKPYHHHYRDDELAPWVARLAPQLDRRDVYVAFNNDWHGHAITNARRFLELMHEARAPARALTRSTKAAARTARQRSRGS
- a CDS encoding kelch repeat-containing protein, which gives rise to MLRRLALLAILTSLALVSCADAGEPPDLRMRVRWGLSETSTLPPDVDRISIDVLVGDETTADNSIHTVANLEDGDGNGRLDLIRGGLPTNVPIRMRIVGEVGGVPTYVGHVGPIVLRAGERRYVEPAMYRVGTSISVSASGVRGRVLHSATALPDGRVLVAGGFGVTTTTCPAGEPEGTRCFALAASDEAYVFDPAEGRFHAVDGGLLSARGGHTATALPDGRVLLAGGASDALLRMTPQGASTSGTYVLSIAPSDDAGEDTSLASFEIFDPELSPEVEDVDADGDPGRGAFVGAADAPTSPGRLDRARFLATASAIPGTRRVLIAGGVGGTAASTSFVVFDADRAGGYGVLAADDADELAASRVAAGSAGVGSGASASVWILGGNDARSDADLAEVWSGAADDATGASAPANAEPLLFPQEMAGVAVSRPEWSFVRPIVEPIADGENVVVIGWYGPLCEAGTMTAVFAGGAASVERCGFARRSFTIDVETGLATPTMTNNPHAFGASARLDDGRVLATGGIGALVWSVNNTIDVLTGAVDAMGAAVVSPTPLQLAEGRALHTTTALPDGGALTVGGLRFDASVMNASLPQPEVIYLAEQ
- a CDS encoding ArsR family transcriptional regulator — translated: MVGRDLRATFRSGLHHEVLARAWDAPEATFEPDDAPCVVGSLALLGRIDEALALADDVRADPEATDAIVAEAQFFAIVGLCHAGRYADAESRARSNLRYAGASDPKTRFFVFQGIALFRYFVGRIGRARLASRRALREAVRARFQYGRLLALDLRGHVLVQRGEVNAGLRVLDQAEKLAAALGFEGHRVSIECARLAYENRHGRREADVESALTQVAIASVGNVYALRSAWVELAFRGALSGDAERGREALERAAEHTIPESDHRGRARFAMTLALLARLDRSLDEARDALDDARRALESGHDRILLAELIAWDRVLGTALFAPDRARSESLARLTEGFVARALEAMDGGRALGSTAASESPLWSLLAGDASPAARIAIALRRGWLGLVPLLVPHAREPGRDLVFASDSLVAADHGTVVHITKLPGHARELLAALSAGERTKEALINEVWRVARYSPQHHDAVIHTAIARLRRTLGPLADWIRTTPLGYALQSGVRVVHLDAETPIAGTPSEPEPEPEERDPILALLAERPLRSSELAERLRVSEATALRRLRALVATGAITRDGTGKRTRYVLAAD